A portion of the Chelmon rostratus isolate fCheRos1 chromosome 15, fCheRos1.pri, whole genome shotgun sequence genome contains these proteins:
- the mocs1 gene encoding molybdenum cofactor biosynthesis protein 1 isoform X2 yields MSAHASMRCCSFYRHSSLRNVRKLVQCVNRDIERLYSSPTHKENQLELGDSTLSAPNFALPLKSRSREEKLREDSVLPFSAFLTDNFGRRHSYLRISLTEKCNLRCQYCMPEEGVKLTPRAQLLSTSEVLTLARLFVQEGVEKIRLTGGEPLIRPDVLDIISELRKLEGLKTIAVTTNGMNLARLLPKLKDAGLDLINISLDSLVPAKFEFIVRRKGFHKVMEGIDKAIEMGYNPVKVNCVVMRGLNEDELLDFVALTEKKPLEVRFIEYMPFDGNKWNFKKMVSYQEMLDHIRQQWPNLEKLQTGHTDTAKTFKVPGFKGQVGFITSMSDHFCGSCNRLRITADGSLKVCLFGNSEVSLRDVLRSGASHEELLQIIGAAVGRKKKQHAGMFSISQMKNRPMILIAPAMGHPGSRRVLNRGGFLCLPDCAPSAPAAHVYCSGTLISGGAHVTSHINKEKPNATDVLRRVTPLQSSEFSNGLTLTSCHAKTSSIATRTNVMSYINEDCLRYAQASVPNALRGHLLRIPATPIFMNAKIHLKHYNVRLCHNQSSSEEPSVKLKQPVSDQTKSDNSHPDDATEAHLTHTDAQGRATMVDVGGKAPTRRTATARATVMLGSTAFRLLRDNQLTKGDALAVAQLAGIMASKQTSALIPLCHTLPLDHASVTFDLDELQNAAVITATCRTMGRTGVEMEALTAVSVAALTIYDMCKAVSHDIIITDVKLLGKTGGKRDFHRHP; encoded by the exons ATGTCTGCTCACGCTAGCATGCGCTGCTGCTCCTTCTACAGACACAGCAGTTTAAGAAATGTCCGGAAACTCGTACAATGCGTAAACCGGGACATTGAGCGCCTGTACTCCAGCCCTACGCACAAGGAAAATCAGCTTGAACTTGGAGACTCGACTTTATCTGCGCCCAACTTCGCCTTGCCTCTGAAAAGCAGATCGAGAGAG GAGAAGCTAAGAGAGGACAGCGTGCTGCCCTTTTCAGCCTTCTTGACTGACAACTTTGGCCGGAGACACAGCTACCTGCGTATCTCCCTTACTGAGAAATGCAACCTGCGCT GTCAGTACTGCATGCCAGAGGAGGGGGTGAAGCTTACGCCACGGGCCCAGCTGCTGTCCACCTCGGAGGTACTGACCCTGGCTCGTCTCTTTGTGCAGGAGGGGGTGGAAAAAATCCGCCTCACTGGAGGAGAGCCCCTCATCAGACCTGATGTGCTGGATATCATCT CCGAGCTGAGGAAGTTGGAGGGCCTGAAAACAATTGCAGTGACAACCAACGGCATGAACTTGGCCAGACTTCTGCCCAAGCTGAAAGACGCTGGCCTTGACCTGATTAACATAAGCCTGGATTCGCTGGTGCCGGCCAAGTTTGAGTTCATTGTCAGGAGGAAAG gGTTCCACAAGGTCATGGAGGGCATTGATAAAGCCATCGAAATGGGCTACAACCCCGTCAAG GTTAACTGTGTGGTGATGCGAGGCCTCAACGAGGACGAGCTGCTAGACTTTGTGGCGCTGACAGAGAAGAAGCCTCTGGAGGTGCGCTTCATCGAATACATGCCCTTCGATG GCAACAAGTGGAACTTTAAGAAGATGGTGAGTTACCAGGAGATGCTGGACCACATTAGGCAGCAGTGGCCCAACTTAGAAAAGCTTCAGACCGGACACACAGACACCGCCAAG ACATTTAAAGTGCCAGGCTTCAAAGGTCAGGTGGGCTTCATCACCTCCATGTCTGACCATTTCTGTGGCTCCTGCAACCGCTTACGCATCACTGCCGACGGCAGCCTCAAG gtgtgtttgttcgggaaCTCTGAGGTGTCCTTGAGAGATGTCTTGCGCTCCGGAGCGTCACATGAGGAGCTACTGCAAATCATTGGAGCAGCTGTGGGCAGGAAGAAGAAGCAACATGCAG GCATGTTCAGTATCTCCCAGATGAAGAACAGGCCTATGATCCTCATTG CTCCTGCCATGGGCCATCCAGGCAGCAGGAGAGTCCTGAACAGAGGTGGTTTTTTGTGCCTTCCAGACTGTGCTCCTTCAGCTCCGGCAGCACATGTTTACTGCTCTGGAACCTTAATTAGTGGGGGTGCCCATGTTACATCACAtatcaacaaagaaaaacctaaTGCGACGGACGTTCTTCGCCGTGTAACACCACTTCAGTCCTCTGAGTTTAGTAATGGCCTCACTCTCACCAGCTGTCACGCTAAGACTTCAAGTATTGCTACACGCACAAATGTCATGAGCTACATTAACGAAGACTGTCTCAGGTACGCACAAGCCAGTGTTCCTAATGCTTTAAGGGGCCACTTACTCAGGATCCCAGCGACACCTATTTTTATGAATGCCAAAATACATCTTAAACACTACAATGTTAGACTGTGCCACAATCAGAGTTCCAGCGAGGAGCCCAGTGTCAAACTCAAACAGCCTGTGAGTGATCAGACCAAGTCGGACAACAGTCACCCGGATGACGCCACCGAAGCACATCTAACGCATACGGACGCCCAGGGCCGAGCCACAATGGTGGATGTTGGGGGGAAAGCCCCCACGCGTCGCACAGCCACAGCCCGCGCCACCGTCATGTTAGGCTCCACTGCCTTCCGGCTGCTTCGGGATAACCAGCTGACTAAGGGTGACGCCTTGGCTGTGGCGCAGTTGGCTGGCATTATGGCTTCCAAGCAGACTTCAGCCCTCATCCCGCTCTGTCACACGCTCCCCTTAGACCACGCCTCCGTCACCTTCGACCTCGATGAGCTGCAGAACGCCGCGGTCATCACAGCGACGTGCCGCACCATGGGCAGGACGGGAGTTGAGATGGAGGCTCTGACAGCTGTGTCTGTTGCAGCGCTGACCATCTATGACATGTGCAAGGCGGTGagccatgacatcatcatcacgGACGTTAAACTGCTCGGTAAGACGGGCGGGAAGAGGGACTTTCATCGTCACCCTTGA
- the mocs1 gene encoding molybdenum cofactor biosynthesis protein 1 isoform X1 translates to MSAHASMRCCSFYRHSSLRNVRKLVQCVNRDIERLYSSPTHKENQLELGDSTLSAPNFALPLKSRSREEKLREDSVLPFSAFLTDNFGRRHSYLRISLTEKCNLRCQYCMPEEGVKLTPRAQLLSTSEVLTLARLFVQEGVEKIRLTGGEPLIRPDVLDIISELRKLEGLKTIAVTTNGMNLARLLPKLKDAGLDLINISLDSLVPAKFEFIVRRKGFHKVMEGIDKAIEMGYNPVKVNCVVMRGLNEDELLDFVALTEKKPLEVRFIEYMPFDGNKWNFKKMVSYQEMLDHIRQQWPNLEKLQTGHTDTAKTFKVPGFKGQVGFITSMSDHFCGSCNRLRITADGSLKVCLFGNSEVSLRDVLRSGASHEELLQIIGAAVGRKKKQHAGMFSISQMKNRPMILIAAPAMGHPGSRRVLNRGGFLCLPDCAPSAPAAHVYCSGTLISGGAHVTSHINKEKPNATDVLRRVTPLQSSEFSNGLTLTSCHAKTSSIATRTNVMSYINEDCLRYAQASVPNALRGHLLRIPATPIFMNAKIHLKHYNVRLCHNQSSSEEPSVKLKQPVSDQTKSDNSHPDDATEAHLTHTDAQGRATMVDVGGKAPTRRTATARATVMLGSTAFRLLRDNQLTKGDALAVAQLAGIMASKQTSALIPLCHTLPLDHASVTFDLDELQNAAVITATCRTMGRTGVEMEALTAVSVAALTIYDMCKAVSHDIIITDVKLLGKTGGKRDFHRHP, encoded by the exons ATGTCTGCTCACGCTAGCATGCGCTGCTGCTCCTTCTACAGACACAGCAGTTTAAGAAATGTCCGGAAACTCGTACAATGCGTAAACCGGGACATTGAGCGCCTGTACTCCAGCCCTACGCACAAGGAAAATCAGCTTGAACTTGGAGACTCGACTTTATCTGCGCCCAACTTCGCCTTGCCTCTGAAAAGCAGATCGAGAGAG GAGAAGCTAAGAGAGGACAGCGTGCTGCCCTTTTCAGCCTTCTTGACTGACAACTTTGGCCGGAGACACAGCTACCTGCGTATCTCCCTTACTGAGAAATGCAACCTGCGCT GTCAGTACTGCATGCCAGAGGAGGGGGTGAAGCTTACGCCACGGGCCCAGCTGCTGTCCACCTCGGAGGTACTGACCCTGGCTCGTCTCTTTGTGCAGGAGGGGGTGGAAAAAATCCGCCTCACTGGAGGAGAGCCCCTCATCAGACCTGATGTGCTGGATATCATCT CCGAGCTGAGGAAGTTGGAGGGCCTGAAAACAATTGCAGTGACAACCAACGGCATGAACTTGGCCAGACTTCTGCCCAAGCTGAAAGACGCTGGCCTTGACCTGATTAACATAAGCCTGGATTCGCTGGTGCCGGCCAAGTTTGAGTTCATTGTCAGGAGGAAAG gGTTCCACAAGGTCATGGAGGGCATTGATAAAGCCATCGAAATGGGCTACAACCCCGTCAAG GTTAACTGTGTGGTGATGCGAGGCCTCAACGAGGACGAGCTGCTAGACTTTGTGGCGCTGACAGAGAAGAAGCCTCTGGAGGTGCGCTTCATCGAATACATGCCCTTCGATG GCAACAAGTGGAACTTTAAGAAGATGGTGAGTTACCAGGAGATGCTGGACCACATTAGGCAGCAGTGGCCCAACTTAGAAAAGCTTCAGACCGGACACACAGACACCGCCAAG ACATTTAAAGTGCCAGGCTTCAAAGGTCAGGTGGGCTTCATCACCTCCATGTCTGACCATTTCTGTGGCTCCTGCAACCGCTTACGCATCACTGCCGACGGCAGCCTCAAG gtgtgtttgttcgggaaCTCTGAGGTGTCCTTGAGAGATGTCTTGCGCTCCGGAGCGTCACATGAGGAGCTACTGCAAATCATTGGAGCAGCTGTGGGCAGGAAGAAGAAGCAACATGCAG GCATGTTCAGTATCTCCCAGATGAAGAACAGGCCTATGATCCTCATTG CAGCTCCTGCCATGGGCCATCCAGGCAGCAGGAGAGTCCTGAACAGAGGTGGTTTTTTGTGCCTTCCAGACTGTGCTCCTTCAGCTCCGGCAGCACATGTTTACTGCTCTGGAACCTTAATTAGTGGGGGTGCCCATGTTACATCACAtatcaacaaagaaaaacctaaTGCGACGGACGTTCTTCGCCGTGTAACACCACTTCAGTCCTCTGAGTTTAGTAATGGCCTCACTCTCACCAGCTGTCACGCTAAGACTTCAAGTATTGCTACACGCACAAATGTCATGAGCTACATTAACGAAGACTGTCTCAGGTACGCACAAGCCAGTGTTCCTAATGCTTTAAGGGGCCACTTACTCAGGATCCCAGCGACACCTATTTTTATGAATGCCAAAATACATCTTAAACACTACAATGTTAGACTGTGCCACAATCAGAGTTCCAGCGAGGAGCCCAGTGTCAAACTCAAACAGCCTGTGAGTGATCAGACCAAGTCGGACAACAGTCACCCGGATGACGCCACCGAAGCACATCTAACGCATACGGACGCCCAGGGCCGAGCCACAATGGTGGATGTTGGGGGGAAAGCCCCCACGCGTCGCACAGCCACAGCCCGCGCCACCGTCATGTTAGGCTCCACTGCCTTCCGGCTGCTTCGGGATAACCAGCTGACTAAGGGTGACGCCTTGGCTGTGGCGCAGTTGGCTGGCATTATGGCTTCCAAGCAGACTTCAGCCCTCATCCCGCTCTGTCACACGCTCCCCTTAGACCACGCCTCCGTCACCTTCGACCTCGATGAGCTGCAGAACGCCGCGGTCATCACAGCGACGTGCCGCACCATGGGCAGGACGGGAGTTGAGATGGAGGCTCTGACAGCTGTGTCTGTTGCAGCGCTGACCATCTATGACATGTGCAAGGCGGTGagccatgacatcatcatcacgGACGTTAAACTGCTCGGTAAGACGGGCGGGAAGAGGGACTTTCATCGTCACCCTTGA
- the mocs1 gene encoding molybdenum cofactor biosynthesis protein 1 isoform X3, whose protein sequence is MSAHASMRCCSFYRHSSLRNVRKLVQCVNRDIERLYSSPTHKENQLELGDSTLSAPNFALPLKSRSREEKLREDSVLPFSAFLTDNFGRRHSYLRISLTEKCNLRCQYCMPEEGVKLTPRAQLLSTSEVLTLARLFVQEGVEKIRLTGGEPLIRPDVLDIISELRKLEGLKTIAVTTNGMNLARLLPKLKDAGLDLINISLDSLVPAKFEFIVRRKGFHKVMEGIDKAIEMGYNPVKVNCVVMRGLNEDELLDFVALTEKKPLEVRFIEYMPFDGNKWNFKKMVSYQEMLDHIRQQWPNLEKLQTGHTDTAKTFKVPGFKGQVGFITSMSDHFCGSCNRLRITADGSLKVCLFGNSEVSLRDVLRSGASHEELLQIIGAAVGRKKKQHAGMFSISQMKNRPMILIGG, encoded by the exons ATGTCTGCTCACGCTAGCATGCGCTGCTGCTCCTTCTACAGACACAGCAGTTTAAGAAATGTCCGGAAACTCGTACAATGCGTAAACCGGGACATTGAGCGCCTGTACTCCAGCCCTACGCACAAGGAAAATCAGCTTGAACTTGGAGACTCGACTTTATCTGCGCCCAACTTCGCCTTGCCTCTGAAAAGCAGATCGAGAGAG GAGAAGCTAAGAGAGGACAGCGTGCTGCCCTTTTCAGCCTTCTTGACTGACAACTTTGGCCGGAGACACAGCTACCTGCGTATCTCCCTTACTGAGAAATGCAACCTGCGCT GTCAGTACTGCATGCCAGAGGAGGGGGTGAAGCTTACGCCACGGGCCCAGCTGCTGTCCACCTCGGAGGTACTGACCCTGGCTCGTCTCTTTGTGCAGGAGGGGGTGGAAAAAATCCGCCTCACTGGAGGAGAGCCCCTCATCAGACCTGATGTGCTGGATATCATCT CCGAGCTGAGGAAGTTGGAGGGCCTGAAAACAATTGCAGTGACAACCAACGGCATGAACTTGGCCAGACTTCTGCCCAAGCTGAAAGACGCTGGCCTTGACCTGATTAACATAAGCCTGGATTCGCTGGTGCCGGCCAAGTTTGAGTTCATTGTCAGGAGGAAAG gGTTCCACAAGGTCATGGAGGGCATTGATAAAGCCATCGAAATGGGCTACAACCCCGTCAAG GTTAACTGTGTGGTGATGCGAGGCCTCAACGAGGACGAGCTGCTAGACTTTGTGGCGCTGACAGAGAAGAAGCCTCTGGAGGTGCGCTTCATCGAATACATGCCCTTCGATG GCAACAAGTGGAACTTTAAGAAGATGGTGAGTTACCAGGAGATGCTGGACCACATTAGGCAGCAGTGGCCCAACTTAGAAAAGCTTCAGACCGGACACACAGACACCGCCAAG ACATTTAAAGTGCCAGGCTTCAAAGGTCAGGTGGGCTTCATCACCTCCATGTCTGACCATTTCTGTGGCTCCTGCAACCGCTTACGCATCACTGCCGACGGCAGCCTCAAG gtgtgtttgttcgggaaCTCTGAGGTGTCCTTGAGAGATGTCTTGCGCTCCGGAGCGTCACATGAGGAGCTACTGCAAATCATTGGAGCAGCTGTGGGCAGGAAGAAGAAGCAACATGCAG GCATGTTCAGTATCTCCCAGATGAAGAACAGGCCTATGATCCTCATTGGTGGGTGA